One window of the Labilibaculum sp. genome contains the following:
- a CDS encoding RagB/SusD family nutrient uptake outer membrane protein encodes MKKLINIFLVTVVLLHTACTDELNQYPNVEETSKTVYSDPANYISALAKCYSSFVTAGQEKGGGDADLSSNNGYDYMRCYFNVQEAGTDELGSTWIEGDNIGDLSFLSWDANDPWVADMYYRCYYSISLCNEFLKNASDSKISAFTEEEQAEIKSYREEARFLRAMAYSHAIDLFHDVPFADESVIGSSKLPEEIKAPKLFDFLVTELKDCSEGMHDVDACEYGHAPRAAAWMLLSRLYLNAEVYEAGTKYDSCMIYSQKVIDEGYALESDYSKLFNADNHLRVGRGNEIIFPLVVDGTSVLSWGATTYLVCGEVDTDYGAVASEVGCTLAWSMFRIRGEVPALFDLENDNRAMFYTEGQNQYMENGIDDRTGGYFVQKWSNLTDAGEPATNTTSDGVNTDFPMFRLADAYLMYAESAARSGKDMATALSYVNDLRSHRNAASVSESELIATSDGIPYKFFLDERARELYWECVRRTDLVRFGCFTGNKYIWQWKGGVKDGKAVNDKYNIYPIPSAELSANPNLSNDDY; translated from the coding sequence ATGAAAAAGTTAATCAATATATTCCTGGTAACCGTTGTTTTACTTCATACCGCTTGCACGGATGAATTAAATCAATATCCGAATGTTGAAGAAACCTCAAAAACGGTTTATTCGGATCCGGCTAATTATATTTCGGCACTGGCTAAATGTTATTCCTCATTTGTTACGGCCGGTCAGGAAAAAGGAGGAGGTGATGCAGATCTAAGCAGTAATAATGGTTACGATTATATGCGTTGTTATTTTAATGTTCAGGAGGCTGGAACAGATGAACTGGGCTCCACCTGGATAGAAGGTGATAATATTGGTGATTTAAGCTTTCTGAGCTGGGATGCCAATGATCCTTGGGTAGCCGACATGTATTACAGATGTTATTATTCGATATCACTTTGCAACGAGTTTCTGAAAAATGCTTCTGACAGTAAAATTTCGGCTTTCACCGAAGAGGAGCAGGCGGAAATCAAATCATATCGTGAAGAAGCCAGGTTTCTTCGTGCCATGGCTTACTCTCACGCAATCGACTTGTTTCACGATGTTCCTTTTGCTGATGAATCGGTAATTGGTAGTTCAAAATTGCCTGAAGAGATAAAAGCTCCTAAATTATTTGATTTTTTGGTTACCGAATTAAAAGATTGCAGCGAAGGCATGCATGATGTAGATGCCTGTGAATACGGACATGCACCCCGGGCAGCCGCCTGGATGCTGTTATCAAGATTGTATCTGAATGCTGAGGTATATGAGGCAGGAACAAAATATGATTCGTGCATGATTTACAGTCAAAAAGTGATTGATGAAGGTTATGCTTTGGAATCTGATTACAGCAAATTGTTTAATGCCGATAATCATTTGCGTGTAGGTAGAGGTAATGAAATAATTTTTCCCTTGGTTGTTGATGGAACAAGTGTATTGTCATGGGGAGCTACTACTTATTTGGTTTGCGGGGAAGTGGATACGGATTATGGTGCTGTAGCCTCAGAAGTAGGTTGTACGCTTGCCTGGAGTATGTTTCGCATCAGAGGCGAAGTTCCTGCACTTTTTGATCTGGAGAATGACAACCGGGCTATGTTTTATACCGAAGGACAAAATCAGTATATGGAAAATGGCATAGATGATAGAACCGGAGGTTACTTTGTTCAAAAATGGAGCAATTTAACCGATGCCGGAGAGCCGGCGACCAATACCACCAGCGATGGAGTAAACACCGATTTTCCAATGTTTCGTTTGGCTGATGCCTACCTGATGTATGCTGAGTCTGCTGCTCGTTCTGGGAAGGATATGGCTACCGCATTAAGCTATGTAAATGATTTAAGAAGTCATAGAAATGCAGCTTCGGTGAGTGAAAGTGAATTAATTGCAACTTCCGACGGTATTCCATACAAATTTTTTCTTGATGAACGAGCCAGAGAGCTTTATTGGGAGTGCGTTCGCAGAACAGATTTGGTGCGGTTTGGATGCTTTACCGGTAATAAATACATCTGGCAATGGAAAGGTGGGGTTAAAGATGGAAAGGCTGTGAATGATAAGTACAATATCTATCCAATTCCAAGTGCCGAGCTTTCTGCAAATCCGAATTTATCTAACGATGATTATTAA